The following DNA comes from Saccharomyces cerevisiae S288C chromosome XIII, complete sequence.
CTAGGTGCTTACgtatcttttattttatttaaatgTATGATCTTACCCACGATAATGGTCTTAGTACTTTAGTTTGGCAATGATGGAACCGGAGGACAACGGACAAAAGTTAGGGTATCTTTACTCTGTCACTGcgtattttttgaaatacaCTATTTTTACAAGGAGTTAAGCATAACAAGCACGTGCTGCAGATGTTTTCATTTAGTGAGTGAAGATCTTTATTCAAGtaattcatcttcatccgTATAACTTCTTAGTAAAGCGACAAGGTCTGATGGccgaatttttttaattttggcCATCGTATTAAAATGAACACTCTAAAGCCGAAATGAGAAAGATCTCGCTAATAGTAGGTTAGGACTCAATGGCTAGGTTATATTTTTGCCTTCGTGAGAGTAATTTACGTCGAGTAATGTCGCCTGACATCCATATCCCTttgttattcttcattaaatgTCACTACAAATTCTGTCCTTACTGAAGtaaagaatatttgaaaatactACACTGATCTTTAATTACTGATCTACAATAACACACAGTGTTGAAGGATAATTCCAAGACTCTCACCTGCGACTGGTCGTGTTAGGAAACCAAACTGAAATATGCTAAATTTCGAGTGAAACCTACCGGAATCGGTACATCTCCAGAGGATTTTAAGTGAAGATTTAACATCGTATAACAAGCATGCATAACTTGTCACTGGGATAAAGAGAAGGTACTAAATTTTCGTAGGCGACAATTTTCCATCTCATAGAGTActcgaagaaaaacataaaCACTATTAAAAATAGCTCCTAGTAAAGGCTTTTTGGATTCTAATTCAAGTTTACAAATACCTACCAACAACATTCTTGATATTGTAATCTGCTCTGAAGTAGATACCCTAACGGGATTGTTAAGTCAGGGAGCAGCGTAACGACATTCACGAAAAGCTCTAAAAATGCGTAGATTTGGAAAGCCATGTATTGTTTCACATGAAATTTCGGCCAGGCCTCACATATTACAGCCTTGTAATTATAAGATGGTGCTGAGTTGTAAGGTAAAAAAACCCATTGAGTTATTGCACCTTCAAGAGTTAATACTTTACACTTTTATGAAAATTTGCCTTCACGTAAACTTGATCCAgcaaaacatcaataagTTGTCATATATTTCTCGAAAATATCCAAGGGCACCTGCTTTTATCAGCTGCGACAATAGAGCCACGGAgccaacaaaaaaaggcTTTTTAGTTTGCCGCATGTAATGATTGGcgaataatttttcaaggttATGATTGTTCTTGGGAACACAGATCACGGAATCCTTTTGCCAATAATACATTAGATGGAATATTTGGATACAACTTTCGAATATAACGCCTTTTGAGCTAGCAATATCGACTGTATGGGAATATAAAAGTTAATTTTAGGCAATTTAATTAATCGTGACTGGTCGGAGAAGGCGAGATTGTAGCTCCACCATGTGAGGATTATTGGCAAAGGTTTAGATCCGGTGGAgatttatcttcttttacCCCATCTTACTTGTGCACTCTCCCAAATTCCCATCTGATGAACTGTTAGTTGATTCCTTTAGATTATAAAACATATGATGTTTACTCTGTTTTTTGTCGGCGAAGTACGGAAAAGCATTTGTGACTCTAAAAAAACATGGCAAGGATAATTAATTAACAATACTTCTTGTGCTGTTTATAAAATGTATTTAGTGTAACATGCTGCTTCCTAGCATATGTATAATGTTAAGAATTTTCCAGTTTCTTTAAAAAGGCATTTACGTGTATTTCTTGACGGCTGCAGAAATCTCTTGGATGTCTTTTGGACTTGTTCTGCAACAACCACCAATGATACGGGCACCGCTGCTAATGTACTGTTTAACAACCGTATCCCAACTGTTCAGCTTATCGCTATTTGGCAACcatatcttcttttcagtATCATAAACTTCACCACTGTTTGGATAAGCAAGCAAGGCCATATTTGGCAGTGCTTGATGTAGAGACTCAAGAATGTCGGGTGATTGGTTGAAGCTGACGCAGTTGATTCCTAAGAACGAGAGGTTAGGATTTATTTTGTCGCCCAAGTCCATCATCTATTTACTACGAAACGATAAATTTCcccgttttcttttacttttacTTCATTTAATATAATTCATATTTATTTCCCATGTACCAATTAATTACTCCTAAAAGAAcagaaatagaaaaaagttGTATATAacaagccaaaaaaaaaaaagaaaaaaggaaacacAGCTTATTTCAAATTGCAATCTGCGTATTTCGTAAGTAACGAATGATCTCACAGcattgctttttttttttttttttttatatatatgtacattACCTATGTCACATATGACCATGATGAGTACAACACTAAAAACCAAGGCCTACTATTCAATTGTTCTCTATATGATTTCCATTCTAGCAAAATCGAGTGCTACCGATCTGCCGTTTTCTTTACCTTTCGAACCATTGAGCTGTTAGCCTTCTCTTCACAGAAACTGAAGGCCATTAGAAGCCTCCCCTTCAACAATTCCCTTGTCTTTTGTTTCAGCTATATAATGCGTTTATAGCTCTAATTGTGGTCGAATAGGAAGAATTTGCGTTAACACCCGTAACTAGCTTTCCATCGGTAATAGAGTAGTCATCCCAGGGATGAATTGGCGCCAAGTACTTGGCTCTATTCTTGTTTGCAACGCGTTCAACCGTTGTCAATTTTCTGCTCCTCAAGATGTCGTCAACTCCCAGGGCGATTTCACCCTCGAGTGGGAAACCTGTTATAGCTTTGCCTTCGATTAATGGTCTTGTTGTTTTGATATCTATTAATCCATCGAAAAGGAGCGGTCCATGACAGATGGCGGCGATCACACCCCCATTGGCATATATCTTGGATGCAATatcttgcagatttttaGCTTT
Coding sequences within:
- a CDS encoding uncharacterized protein (hypothetical protein; conserved among S. cerevisiae strains; YMR320W is not an essential gene), giving the protein MRRFGKPCIVSHEISARPHILQPCNYKMVLSCKVKKPIELLHLQELILYTFMKICLHVNLIQQNINKLSYISRKYPRAPAFISCDNRATEPTKKGFLVCRM
- a CDS encoding uncharacterized protein (hypothetical protein; proposed to be a palmitoylated membrane protein; YMR321C has a paralog, SAM4, that arose from a single-locus duplication) — protein: MMDLGDKINPNLSFLGINCVSFNQSPDILESLHQALPNMALLAYPNSGEVYDTEKKIWLPNSDKLNSWDTVVKQYISSGARIIGGCCRTSPKDIQEISAAVKKYT
- the SNO4 gene encoding glutathione-independent methylglyoxalase family protein (Possible chaperone and cysteine protease; required for transcriptional reprogramming during the diauxic shift and for survival in stationary phase; similar to bacterial Hsp31 and yeast Hsp31p, Hsp32p, and Hsp33p; DJ-1/ThiJ/PfpI superfamily member; predicted involvement in pyridoxine metabolism; induced by mild heat stress and copper deprivation): MTPKRALISLTSYHGPFYKDGAKTGVFVVEILRSFDTFEKHGFEVDFVSETGGFGWDEHYLPKSFIGGEDKMNFETKNSAFNKALARIKTANEVNASDYKIFFASAGHGALFDYPKAKNLQDIASKIYANGGVIAAICHGPLLFDGLIDIKTTRPLIEGKAITGFPLEGEIALGVDDILRSRKLTTVERVANKNRAKYLAPIHPWDDYSITDGKLVTGVNANSSYSTTIRAINALYS